A part of Caretta caretta isolate rCarCar2 chromosome 1, rCarCar1.hap1, whole genome shotgun sequence genomic DNA contains:
- the LOC142071620 gene encoding stromelysin-1-like, with protein sequence MKNLPFLLLLCAASCAFPIHPKRKAEEDTKLVQKYLENYYSFKTDGKPVLRWKSDSPMVNKIKEMQEFIGLEVTGKLDSNTLEVMQKPRCGVPDIADFSTFAGQPKWGKRNLTYRILNYTPDMARVDVDAAIKKAFTVWSKVTPLTFTRVDRGDADILISFAARVHNDFNPFDGPGGTVAHAYAPGNGLGGDAHFDEDEDWTKGSQGSNLFFVAAHEFGHSLGLFHSRHPDSLMYPVYRYFDSKTFRLHQDDINGIQYLYGPSSNPPEDPTESTVSIEPMEPTEPLPPNTCGPKLTFDAVTTFRGEIMFFKDKHFWRKHPTSREVDFNLISSFWSPLPSGLDAAYEITDKDETFIFKGNEFWVVKGDTILSGYPKKIHDLGFSKGVKKIDAALYNANKGETYFFVSNKYWSYDERRQSMDKKPKLIKDEFPGINGKIDAVFQYKRFFYFFHGSRQFEFDPIAKKVTRVLRTNFWFPC encoded by the exons ATGAAGAATCTTCCGTTTCTGCTGTTACTATGTGCAGCATCTTGTGCTTTTCCTATACATCCAAAAAGGAAAGCAGAAGAAGATACGAAGCTTGTTCAG AAGTACCTGGAAAATTACTACAGCTTTAAGACAGATGGGAAGCCTGTTTTAAGATGGAAAAGTGATAGTCCTATGGTCAACAAAATCAAAGAAATGCAGGAATTCATTGGATTGGAGGTGACTGGGAAATTGGATTCTAACACTTTGGAGGTGATGCAGAAACCCCGGTGTGGAGTCCCTGATATTGCTGATTTCTCCACCTTTGCAGGACAACCAAAATGGGGGAAAAGAAATCTAACATACAG GATTTTGAACTATACACCAGACATGGCCCGAGTTGATGTAGATGCAGCCATCAAGAAAGCTTTCACAGTCTGGAGCAAAGTGACCCCATTGACATTTACCCGGGTTGACAGAGGTGATGCAGATATATTGATCTCCTTTGCAGCCagag TTCACAATGATTTCAATCCCTTTGATGGTCCTGGTGGGACTGTTGCTCATGCCTATGCACCTGGCAATGGTCTTGGTGGAGATGCTCACTTTGATGAGGATGAAGACTGGACCAAAGGCTCACAGG GTTCCAACTTGTTTTTCGTGGCTGCGCATGAGTTTGGCCATTCACTGGGACTCTTCCATTCTAGACACCCTGATTCACTGATGTACCCAGTTTACAGATACTTTGATTCCAAGACTTTCCGTCTTCATCAGGATGATATTAATGGCATTCAATACCTCTATG GACCTTCATCTAACCCCCCTGAAGATCCAACAGAATCTACGGTCTCCATAGAACCCATGGAGCCAACAGAACCTCTACCACCAAACACCTGTGGCCCTAAACTGACTTTCGATGCTGTCACCACTTTCCGTGGAGAAATAATGTTCTTTAAAGACAA GCACTTCTGGCGGAAACACCCTACAAGCAGAGAAGTTGACTTTAATTTAATATCTTCATTCTGGTCACCTCTGCCATCTGGCTTGGATGCTGCCTATGAAATTACGGACAAAGAtgagacatttatttttaaag GAAATGAATTCTGGGTTGTCAAAGGAGATACTATACTGTCTGGATACCCAAAGAAAATCCATGACTTGGGCTTCTCAAAGGGTGTGAAGAAAATTGATGCAGCTCTTTATAATGCAAATAAAGGGGAAACATACTTCTTTGTATCTAACAAGTATTGGAG TTATGATGAAAGGAGACAGTCCATGGACAAGAAGCCAAAGCTGATAAAAGATGAATTTCCAGGAATTAATGGGAAGATTGATGCTGTTTTCCAGTATAAAA GGTTCTTCTATTTCTTTCATGGATCACGGCAGTTTGAGTTTGATCCTATTGCCAAGAAAGTTACTCGTGTCCTAAGGACTAACTTCTGGTTTCCATGTTAA